A single Gasterosteus aculeatus chromosome 2, fGasAcu3.hap1.1, whole genome shotgun sequence DNA region contains:
- the snphb gene encoding syntaphilin isoform X5, translated as MSAPAPANRRSALGSRRRTPAAPSNRDPHGNTSLSSSSNSGSCKGSDCSPTKGRHQKYSCTDNHGIRPPPPEQYLTPLQQKEVCIRHLRARLKETINTLQDRDTEIDELRGQLYRMQEDWVEEECHRVEAQLALKEARQEIQQLKQAVDTVRASLSDAGGLSGDEGVQRYFQDINAQNHKLENLLLSMELAQAGLAKEGEAIPGCWTRVGGSAPASVSGESPGGIPKPAVGGRGSCSCDGSPARSLTRSSTYTKLSDQALADRNGNAPDFPCLSGEGTQDSGFVCCGDSSVPSQADLLLEAAFLSEETASLLNSYAKTFSQSLPHSLPQHLPQTLPHSLPNSLPHSLPHTFSHTLPRSFPRNVSHSVAHTMPHSSTCEKLYTGERLPPCGLGGVGCMSHPCLSHHHLYLHSLRETGIQTESCPVPAAAGYPSDLDTIAEQRTFRSQACSPTSTWMSDEGEEELDSLTTTASITTATMMSTATEPIPASKTPLVPQLPRSATMACSMESPLCRADEGVEKGDKLESEMKGKESAATERQEDTTVISLAEEGSTTQMGSELGKEVEVQDAVEEVTPGKLCDLTETSAGTFGEVTFGSCCGEGTQGKTELEHLGVEDRLQEVGPAAGSTKVETEEISPQGLSTDVEPPHTSQPRKSTSHEEIAGVTIVELDDDDEDEDGTKEQGATGGATAEAGDPSGTIEKSYWSRHFLVDLLAVAIPVVPTVAWLCRGPVRSGQPMYHIGSLLRGCCTVALHSLRRGGGLRHYPAGGGDLGGSQI; from the exons ACGGACACCAGCCGCACCCAGTAACAGAGATCCCCATGGCAACACatcactcagcagcagcagcaactcaGGCTCTTGTAAAGGCAGCGACTGCAGCCCCACCAAAGG GCGTCATCAAAAGTACTCATGTACAGACAACCATGGTATCCGGCCACCTCCACCAGAGCAGTACCTCACACCCCTGCAGCAGAAAGAGGTCTGTATCCGACACCTGCGGGCCAGGCTAAAAGAAACCATCAACACTCTTCAAGACAG GGACACCGAAATAGATGAGCTGAGAGGCCAGCTATACAGGATGCAGGAAGACTGGGTTGAGGAGGAATGTCACCGCGTAGAGGCTCAACTGGCCCTGAAGGAGGCGCGCCAGgagatccagcagctcaaacagGCTGTGGACACTGTTCGGGCCTCACTCAGTGATGCAGGGGGGCTCAGTGGTGATGAAGGGGTCCAGAGGTACTTTCAGGACATCAACGCTCAGAACCACAAGCTTGAGAATCTTCTACTTAGCATGGAGCTAGCCCAGGCTGGATTAGCCAAGGAGGGGGAAGCCATACCTGGCTGTTGGACCCGTGTTGGTGGTTCAGCACCAGCATCGGTATCAGGGGAAAGTCCAGGAGGAATACCCAAACCGGCAGTAGGAGGGAGGGGGTCTTGCTCCTGCGACGGTAGCCCAGCACGTTCTCTGACCCGGAGCTCCACCTACACCAAGCTGAGCGATCAGGCGCTTGCGGACAGGAACGGCAACGCCCCAGACTTTCCTTGTCTTTCAGGTGAAGGCACCCAGGATAGCGGTTTTGTGTGCTGTGGCGATAGCAGCGTCCCTAGCCAGGCCGACCTGCTGTTAGAGGCTGCCTTCCTCTCCGAGGAAACAGCTTCGTTACTCAACTCCTACGCAAAAACCTTTTCCCAATCTTTGCCACACTCTCTTCCACAACATTTGCCCCAAACTCTTCCCCACTCACTGCCCAACTCTCTGCCCCATTCTCTGCCGCATACCTTCTCCCATACATTACCTCGCTCTTTCCCTCGCAATGTGTCCCACTCTGTGGCCCATACTATGCCGCACTCCTCCACGTGTGAGAAACTGTACACAGGTGAGCGGCTGCCACCTTGCGGTCTCGGTGGAGTGGGTTGTATGAGCCATCCTTGCCTGTCCCACCACCACCTCTACCTGCACTCCCTGCGAGAGACAGGAATTCAAACTGAAAGCTGCCCCGTTCCTGCAGCGGCAGGTTACCCCTCTGATCTGGATACCATCGCGGAACAACGCACTTTCCGTTCACAGGCCTGTAGCCCCACCTCCACTTGGATGTCtgatgagggggaggaggagctggactcCCTCACCACCACAGCTTCAATAACCACAGCAACGATGATGAGCACAGCCACAGAGCCAATCCCGGCCTCCAAAACCCCACTGGTCCCTCAATTACCACGCTCTGCTACGATGGCGTGTTCCATGGAAAGCCCTCTGTGCCGGGCCGATGAGGGAGTAGAAAAAGGGGACAAGCTGGAGAGTGAGATGAAGGGGAAGGAATCGGCAGCAACTGAGCGACAGGAGGACACAACAGTGATCAGTCTGGCAGAAGAAGGGTCTACGACACAAATGGGCTCAGAGTTGGGAAAAGAGGTTGAAGTTCAGGATGCAGTAGAGGAGGTAACACCAGGTAAGCTGTGCGATTTAACAGAGACATCCGCCGGGACATTTGGTGAGGTTACTTTTGGAAGTTGCTGTGGAGAAGGAACACAAGGTAAGACAGAACTGGAGCACCTTGGCGTTGAAGACAGGTTGCAAGAAGTTGGTCCAGCAGCTGGATCAACCAAGGTAGAGACAGAAGAAATTAGTCCTCAAGGGTTATCAACGGATGTAGAACCGCCCCACACCTCGCAACCAAGGAAATCTACTTCCCACGAGGAGATAGCTGGCGTCACTATAGTGGAattagatgatgatgacgaggaTGAAGATGGAACTAAAGAACAAGGTGCCACAGGGGGTGCCACAGCAGAGGCAGGAGATCCATCTGGGACCATTGAGAAAAGTTACTGGAGCCGTCACTTCCTGGTTGATCTGCTGGCAGTGGCCATTCCTGTAGTGCCAACAGTGGCCTGGCTCTGCCGTGGTCCAGTTCGTAGTGGACAGCCCATGTATCATATAGGGTCGCTGCTGCGCGGCTGCTGCACTGTGGCACTGCATTCTCTTCGCAGGGGTGGTGGGTTGAGGCATTACCCTGCAGGCGGGGGAGACCTGGGCGGATCGCAGATATAA